The Setaria italica strain Yugu1 chromosome IX, Setaria_italica_v2.0, whole genome shotgun sequence genome has a window encoding:
- the LOC101764722 gene encoding probable leucine-rich repeat receptor-like protein kinase At5g63930: MSLTLLTLLLLIAIPPATSATQPASNSSADVLLSFLAALPPAAQRLLLPSWNTAASGNGNSTAAGPHCAFLGVTCSAAGAVAALNLSGAGLSGDLAASAPQLCSLPELAALDLSGNNFTGAIPLELAACSALSALLLGRNGLSGALPPELLSSRQLKNIDLNSNALTGEIPAPSAGGFSLLQYLDLSNNNFSGAIPLELAALPALSYLDLSTNKLSGPMPDFPVHCVLKFLNVDSNKIDGKLPRSLGNCGNLTRLYLSNNKISGSVPDFFASMPGLEKLFLSNNSFTGEFPASIGELVNLEKLMVSANGFTGPVPESIGKCHSLTMLWMHSNRFTGSIPAAIGNLVSLQWFTIKDNLITGTIPPEIGKCQELTWLELHNNSLSGVIPPEITQLTKLQVLSLFGNRLHGQVPAALWQMPYMEELALSYNNLTGEVPAEITLMRNLRELILAYNNFTGEIPQALGLNTTQGLQRIDLTGNRFRGEIPPGLCTGGRLAVLDLGHNQFTGAIPSEIWKCRSLWRVILGNNLFSGSLLPSDLGTNTGWSFVELSGNLFEGRVPSVFGSWRNLTVLDLSSNKFSGPIPRELGALSILGNLNLSSNMLSGPIPHELGNCKRLVRLDLQFNYLNGSISSEIIAHDSLQTLMLSGNKLTGKIPDVFTGTQGLLELHLGANSLEGPIPESLGKLQFISKIINISNNRLSNEIPSSLGNLQMLEMLDLSKNSLSGPIPSQLSNMMALSFVNVSFNELSGQLPAGWVKLVERSPEGFLGNPQLCIQSNNAPCSRNQSAKRIRKNTRIIVALLVSALAIMAAGLFLVHYMVKRSQRQLAKHVSVRGLDTTEELPKDITFDDILRATDNWSEKYVIGRGRHGTVYRTEFAPGRQWAVKTVDLSQFKFPVEMKILNMVKHRNIVKMEGYCIRGNFGIILSEYMPQGTLFELLHGRKLQVALDWNVRHQIALGTAQGLSYLHHDCVPMIVHRDVKSSNILMDADLVPKITDFGMGKIIDDDDADATVSVVVGTLGYIAPEHGYNTRLTEKSDVYSYGVVLLELMCRKMPVDPAFGDGVDIVAWMTSKLKSADHCSLMNYLDEEIMYWPGDEQAKALDLLDLAMSCTQVSFQSRPSMREVVSTLMRIEDEYITNE; the protein is encoded by the exons ATGTCGCTCACCCTCCTCACCCTCCTACTACTCATTGCAATCCCACCCGCAACCTCGGCTACGCAGCCGGCGTCGAACTCCTCCGCCGAtgtcctcctctccttcctcgccgccctccCACCAGCGGcccagcgcctcctcctcccgtcgtGGAACACCGCCGCCTCTGGCAACGGCAACTCGACCGCGGCTGGCCCCCATTGCGCGTTTCTTGGCGTCACCTgctcggcggccggcgccgtggcCGCGCTCAACCTCTCCGGGGCGGGGCTCTCCGGGGACCtcgcggcctccgcgccgcaGCTCTGCTCGCTCCCGGAGCTCGCCGCGCTCGACCTGAGCGGCAACAACTTCACCGGCGCCATCCCTCTCGAGCTCGCGGCGTGCTCCGCGCTGTCCGCGCTTCTCCTCGGCCGCAACGGGCTCTCGGGCGCCCTACCACCGGAGCTGCTCTCCTCGCGCCAGCTCAAAAATATCGACCTCAACTCTAACGCCCTCACCGGAGAGATCCCAGCGCCCTCCGCCGGTGGCTTCTCGCTTCTGCAGTACCTCGACCTCAGCAACAACAACTTCTCCGGCGCCATCCCTCTCGAGCTCGCCGCGCTTCCAGCCCTCAGCTATTTGGACCTGAGCACGAACAAACTCTCCGGACCAATGCCGGATTTCCCGGTGCATTGCGTGCTCAAATTTCTCAACGTCGACAGCAACAAGATTGATGGCAAGCTTCCGCGCAGCCTCGGCAACTGCGGCAACCTGACCAGATTGTATCTATCCAACAACAAGATTTCAGGCTCCGTTCCCGATTTTTTCGCGTCCATGCCAGGCCTGGAAAAGCTGTTCCTCAGCAACAATTCCTTCACCGGCGAGTTCCCGGCAAGCATTGGTGAGCTTGTCAATTTGGAGAAGCTGATGGTATCGGCAAATGGGTTCACCGGGCCTGTCCCTGAGTCGATTGGAAAGTGCCATTCACTGACAATGCTTTGGATGCATTCCAACCGGTTCACCGGATCAATTCCGGCAGCGATAGGCAATCTCGTCAGCTTACAGTGGTTCACTATCAAGGACAATTTAATCACTGGCACAATCCCACCGGAAATAGGAAAATGTCAGGAATTGACCTGGCTTGAACTCCACAACAATAGCCTTTCCGGGGTTATACCACCAGAGATCACCCAGCTTACAAAGCTACAAGTGCTGTCCCTGTTTGGCAACAGGCTACACGGGCAGGTGCCTGCCGCATTGTGGCAAATGCCTTACATGGAGGAGCTGGCGCTCTCGTACAACAACCTGACTGGAGAGGTGCCTGCAGAAATTACTCTTATGAGGAATCTGAGGGAGCTCATCTTGGCATATAACAACTTCACCGGTGAGATCCCGCAAGCCCTGGGATTGAACACAACACAAGGACTTCAGCGGATTGACCTCACTGGTAACCGCTTCCGTGGTGAAATCCCGCCTGGTCTCTGCACCGGAGGACGGCTCGCCGTTCTTGATCTTGGGCACAACCAATTTACTGGGGCTATTCCCAGTGAGATTTGGAAGTGCCGGTCTCTCTGGAGGGTAATTCTAGGGAACAATCTATTCAGCGGGAGCTTATTACCTTCAGATTTGGGGACAAACACAGGGTGGTCATTTGTAGAATTGAGTGGCAATCTTTTTGAAGGGAGGGTACCAAGTGTGTTTGGTTCATGGCGCAACCTCACGGTGCTTGATCTATCTAGCAACAAATTCTCTGGTCCAATCCCACGTGAGCTCGGTGCTCTAAGCATTCTTGGGAATCTGAACTTGTCGTCGAACATGCTGTCTGGACCAATACCACATGAGTTGGGAAATTGCAAAAGGCTTGTCCGTTTGGATCTTCAATTCAACTATCTCAATGGAAGCATATCTTCAGAGATCATAGCACATGATAGTCTACAAACTCTTATGCTTTCTGGAAACAAGCTCACTGGAAAGATCCCAGACGTCTTCACTGGGACGCAGGGCCTTCTTGAGTTGCATCTTGGTGCCAATTCTTTGGAAGGACCCATCCCTGAAAGCTTAGGTAAACTTCAGTTCATCTCCAAAATTATAAACATTAGCAACAATAGATTGAGCAACGAAATCCCAAGTAGCCTCGGCAACCTTCAGATGCTGGAAATGCTTGACTTGTCAAAGAATTCTTTGTCTGGTCCGATTCCATCACAGCTGAGCAACATGATGGCACTTTCTTTTGTGAATGTGTCGTTCAATGAGCTCTCTGGTCAGCTTCCTGCTGGTTGGGTTAAGCTCGTGGAACGATCACCTGAAGGGTTTCTGGGGAATCCCCAATTGTGCATACAGTCTAACAACGCACCTTGCTCCCGGAACCAATCTGCGAAACGTATAAGGAAGAATACACGGATAATTGTAGCACTGCTAGTGTCAGCTCTCGCTATCATGGCTGCTGGGCTGTTTCTTGTTCACTATATGGTGAAGAGGTCACAGCGCCAATTGGCGAAACATGTCTCAGTGCGTGGCCTGGACACGACAGAGGAATTACCCAAAGACATAACCTTTGATGACATCCTTCGTGCCACCGACAACTGGAGTGAGAAGTATGTGATTGGAAGAGGCCGGCATGGCACTGTCTACCGGACAGAGTTTGCTCCTGGAAGGCAGTGGGCAGTCAAGACAGTTGATCTGTCCCAGTTCAAATTCCCCGTTGAGATGAAGATTCTTAACATGGTAAAGCACCGGAACATCGTCAAGATGGAGGGTTACTGCATCCGTGGAAACTTTGGCATAATTCTCTCCGAATACATGCCTCAGGGAACACTGTTCGAGCTATTGCATGGAAGGAAACTTCAAGTGGCCCTTGACTGGAATGTCCGACATCAGATCGCCCTTGGTACAGCGCAGGGTTTATCCTATCTTCACCATGATTGTGTGCCAATGATTGTTCATAGGGATGTCAAGTCAAGCAACATACTGATGGATGCCGATTTGGTACCTAAGATCACAGATTTTGGCATGGGGAAAAtcatagatgatgatgatgctgatgCAACAGTGTCTGTTGTCGTTGGCACCCTCGGCTACATTGCTCCAG AGCACGGATACAACACGAGATTGACTGAGAAGAGTGATGTCTACAGTTATGGTGTGGTGCTACTGGAACTTATGTGCAGGAAGATGCCTGTGGATCCTGCATTTGGTGACGGTGTGGACATTGTGGCATGGATGACATCGAAGCTGAAGTCTGCAGATCACTGCAGCCTGATGAACTATTTGGATGAGGAGATCATGTACTGGCCCGGAGATGAGCAGGCAAAGGCACTGGACTTGCTAGATCTGGCAATGTCCTGCACGCAGGTATCTTTCCAGTCTAGGCCatccatgagggaggtggtgaGCACCCTGATGAGAATAGAAGATGAATACATAACAAATGAATAG
- the LOC101765135 gene encoding leucine-rich repeat receptor-like protein kinase PEPR1 — protein MAIALSVSPSPHPPSSKRRTPKKGACTLLPHQIQQGSTVRLPPAMSRSAAFFLLVTLAVAASNATPSEASSASASEASVLHAFFASLPPASRRVLRPSWKATNVTTSRGRGGTPSHCAFLGVQCSAAGAVAAVNLSGAGLSGALAVSAPRLCALPALAELDLSRNRFTGPVPAALAACSRVAALHLGWNNLTGAVPPELLSSSRLRKIDLSYNSLTGDIAAAPSGSPVLEYVDLSVNALSGVIPPELTALPALSYLDLSCNNLSGPMPEFPARCRLVYLSLYTNQLAGELPQSLANCGNLTTFYLSYNGIGGKVPDFFASLQNLQVLYLDDNKFVGELPESIGELESLEELAVSNNGFTGTVPDSIGKCQSLTMLYLDGNNFTGSIPVFISNFSRLQMFSVAHNGISGRIPPEIGNCQELVELKLQNNSLSGTIPPEIGKLSQLQGLYLYKNNLSGEMPTEITQLRKLREISLFSNNFTGVLPQALGLNTTPGLAQVDLTGNRFHGKIPPGLCTGGQLSILDLGDNQFNGSFPIEIVECESLWRFILKNNQISGNIPANLGTNRGLSYMDISGNLLKGMIPGVIGSWHNLTMLDFSNNHFSGPIPHEFGALSKLETLRMSSNRLTGPIPRELGYCKDLLRLDLGNNLLSGSIPAEITTLGSLQNLLLGKNNLTETIPDSFTATQDLIELQLGENCLEGAIPISLGKLQYLSKALNISHNRLTRQIPSSLGKLQDLEVLDLSKNSLSGSIPSQLSNMVSLLVVNISFNELSGQLPGSWAKLAEKSPDGFLGNPQLCLESDCVHRFRNQPEKLQYRNRSIILALLMSTLAVMGGVLCVVYYIVKRSQRLSASRGSARSLDTTEELPEDLTYEDILRATDNWSEKYVIGRGRHGTVYRTECKLGKQWAVKTVDLSQYKFPIEMKILNTVKHRNIIRMDGYCIRGSVGLILCEYMPKGTLFDLLHQRKPQVALDWMIRHQIALGVAQGLSYLHHDCVPMIVHRDVKSSNILMDTELVPKLTDFGMGKIVHDEDANATVSAVIGTLGYIAPEHGYSTRLTEKSDVYSYGVVLLELLCRKMPVDPSFEDGVDIATWIRTKLKQADRCSIIDLMDEEIMYWPEDDQEKALDLLDLAVSCTQVACQSRPSMREVVNMLLKIEK, from the exons atggccatcgctctctctgtctctccctctcctcacccACCCTCTTCAAAGCGCCGCACGCCAAAGAAAGGAGCCTGCACCCTCCTCCCGCACCAAATTCAACAAGGCAGCACAGTACGGCTCCCTCCCGCCATGTCTCGTTCCGCTGCCTTTTTCCTCCTTGTaacgctcgccgtcgccgcctccaatGCGACGCCGTCGGAGGCATCGTCCGCGAGCGCCAGTGAAGCGTCCGTCCTGCATGCCTTCTTCGCCTCCTTGCCACCCGCCTCCCGGCGCGTCCTCCGCCCGTCGTGGAAGGCCACCAACGTCACCACCAGCAGGGGCCGCGGCGGCACCCCAAGCCACTGCGCGTTCCTCGGCGTGCAGTGctccgctgccggcgccgtcgcTGCAGTAAACCTCTCAGGGGCGGGGCTGTCCGGCGCGCTCGCGGTGTCAGCGCCCCGGCTCTGCGCGCTCCCGGCGCTCGCCGAGCTCGACCTCAGCCGGAACCGGTTCACGGGCCCCGtccccgccgcgctcgccgcgtgCTCCAGGGTCGCCGCGCTCCACCTCGGCTGGAACAACCTCACCGGCGCGGTCCCGCCGGAGCTCCTCTCCTCCAGCCGGCTCCGGAAGATCGACCTCAGCTACAACTCGCTCACCGGGGACATTGCGGCCGCGCCCTCGGGCTCGCCGGTCCTCGAGTACGTTGACCTCAGCGTCAATGCCCTCTCCGGCGTCATACCGCCAGAGCTCACCGCGCTCCCGGCGCTTAGCTACCTAGACCTGAGCTGCAACAATCTGTCCGGGCCAATGCCAGAGTTCCCCGCGCGGTGCCGCCTCGTGTACCTCAGCCTCTACACCAACCAGCTCGCCGGCGAGCTTCCCCAGAGCCTCGCCAACTGCGGCAACCTCACCACCTTCTACCTATCCTACAATGGGATTGGCGGCAAGGTGCCGGATTTCTTCGCATCCTTGCAGAATTTGCAGGTGCTTTACCTTGACGACAACAAATTCGTGGGGGAGCTGCCAGAGAGCATAGGTGAGCTTGAGAGTTTGGAAGAATTGGCGGTGTCGAATAACGGGTTCACAGGCACTGTACCAGATTCAATTGGGAAGTGTCAGTCACTGACGATGCTCTATTTGGACGGCAACAATTTCACCGGCTCAATTCCGGTGTTCATAAGCAATTTTAGCAGATTACAGATGTTCTCTGTGGCTCACAATGGAATTTCTGGAAGAATTCCACCAGAAATTGGAAACTGCCAGGAGTTGGTTGAGCTCAAGCTCCAGAACAACAGCCTCTCCGGGACAATACCACCAGAGATTGGCAAGCTAAGCCAACTGCAGGGGCTTTATCTCTACAAGAATAACCTTAGCGGCGAGATGCCCACAGAGATCACTCAACTGAGGAAGCTAAGAGAGATCTCCTTGTTCAGCAATAACTTCACCGGCGTGCTGCCACAGGCCCTGGGGTTGAACACGACACCTGGACTAGCTCAGGTCGACCTCACTGGCAACCGCTTTCATGGGAAAATTCCCCCCGGTCTTTGTACTGGAGGCCAGCTCAGCATTCTTGACCTTGGAGACAATCAGTTCAATGGAAGCTTCCCCATTGAAATTGTTGAATGTGAGTCTCTCTGGAGGTTCATTCTGAAGAACAACCAGATCAGTGGGAACATACCTGCAAATTTGGGCACAAACAGAGGACTGTCATACATGGACATTAGTGGCAATCTGCTCAAAGGTATGATACCGGGTGTGATTGGTTCATGGCACAATCTAACAATGCTTGATTTCTCCAATAACCACTTCTCAGGACCAATACCCCATGAGTTTGGTGCTTTAAGCAAGCTTGAGACTCTGCGCATGTCATCAAACAGGCTTACAGGACCGATACCACGTGAATTAGGTTATTGCAAGGATCTTCTCCGTTTGGATCTTGGGAATAACCTGCTCAGTGGAAGTATACCTGCAGAAATCACAACACTTGGTAGCCTGCAAAACCTTCTACTTGGCAAAAACAACCTCACTGAAACAATACCTGACTCCTTCACTGCAACACAGGATCTAATTGAGCTTCAGCTTGGTGAAAACTGTTTGGAAGGAGCAATTCCTATTAGCCTAGGCAAACTTCAGTACCTGTCCAAAGCTCTTAATATTAGCCACAACAGATTGACCAGACAAATTCCAAGTAGCCTAGGCAAACTTCAAGATCTGGAAGTGCTTGACTTGTCAAAGAACTCATTGTCCGGCTCAATCCCATCTCAACTGAGCAATATGGTTTCACTTTTGGTAGTGAACATTTCATTCAATGAGCTCTCTGGTCAGCTCCCTGGTAGCTGGGCTAAGCTTGCAGAAAAGTCACCTGATGGCTTTTTGGGCAATCCTCAATTGTGCTTAGAGTCAGATTGTGTGCATCGCTTCAGGAATCAACCTGAGAAATTACAATACAGGAACAGAAGCATTATTCTGGCATTGCTAATGTCGACACTTGCTGTCATGGGTGGTGTCTTGTGTGTTGTTTACTACATTGTGAAGAGATCGCAGCGCTTATCAGCAAGTCGTGGTTCTGCCCGTAGCCTGGACACAACAGAGGAATTGCCAGAAGACCTGACCTATGAAGATATCCTTCGGGCAACAGACAACTGGAGTGAGAAATATGTCATTGGAAGAGGCCGGCATGGCACAGTCTACCGGACAGAGTGTAAGCTTGGAAAGCAGTGGGCTGTAAAGACCGTTGATCTATCCCAATACAAGTTCCCCATTGAGATGAAGATCCTGAACACAGTGAAGCACCGGAACATCATCAGGATGGATGGCTACTGCATCCGTGGAAGTGTTGGCCTTATCTTATGTGAATATATGCCTAAGGGGACACTCTTTGACCTATTGCATCAAAGGAAGCCTCAAGTGGCCCTTGACTGGATGATCCGGCATCAGATTGCCCTTGGTGTAGCACAAGGCCTTTCATATCTGCACCATGACTGTGTACCCATGATTGTTCATAGGGATGTTAAATCAAGCAACATACTAATGGATACTGAGCTAGTCCCCAAGCTCACAGACTTTGGCATGGGAAAAATTGTCCATGATGAAGATGCCAATGCAACAGTGTCTGCTGTCATTGGTACCCTTGGCTACATTGCTCCAG AGCATGGATACTCTACAAGATTAACTGAGAAGAGCGATGTCTACAGCTACGGAGTAGTGCTACTTGAGCTCCTATGCAGGAAGATGCCTGTGGATCCTTCGTTCGAAGATGGTGTGGACATTGCAACATGGATTAGAACAAAACTGAAGCAAGCAGATCGCTGCAGCATCATAGATCTCATGGATGAGGAGATCATGTATTGGCCTGAAGATGACCAAGAAAAGGCTCTGGACTTACTAGATCTTGCGGTTTCATGCACGCAGGTGGCTTGCCAGTCTAGGCCTTCCATGAGAGAGGTGGTGAATATGTTGttgaaaatagaaaaatga
- the LOC101766625 gene encoding proline-rich protein 4, whose amino-acid sequence MAGAPRGLLLGVCAALMAVAVASAASGGAATVVVGLAKCADCTRRNMKAEAAFKGLQVAIKCKNSKGDYESKAVGQLDGSGAFSVPLTTDLHGADCLAQLHSAAGTPCPGQEPSMIVPQSESDFVVVPGKTNNPSAECASVTICGPIKKHFLDHFHKKKPVPPKPKPEPKPQPKPEPKPQPEYHPPTPTYGSPMPTYGSPTPIYHPPARQLFDKKHLFDHFHKNHDHHHFFDHFHKKPMPPKPKPEPKPQPKPEPKPQPEYHPPTPTYGSPTPIYHPPARHLFAKLLGHFHKDHDHHHFFDHFHKKPIPPKPKPEPKPQPKPEPKPQPEYHPPTPTYGSPTPTYGSPTPIYHPPARHLFAKLLGHFHKDHDHHQLFDHFHKKPVPPKPEPKPQPEYHPPTPTYGSPTPIYHPPAKDLFNKKHWLDHFHKDHEHHHFFDHFHKKPVPPKPKPEPKPQPEYHPPTPKYSSPTPTYGSPTPIYHPPAKN is encoded by the exons ATGGCAGGGGCACCACGGGGGCTTCTCCTCGGCGTTTGCGCTGCGCTGATGGCAGTGGCCGTCGCAAGCGCTGCCTCTGGCGGCGCAGCAACGGTCGTCGTCGGCCTGGCCAAGTGCGCCGACTGCACGAGGAGGAACATGAAGGCCGAGGCGGCTTTCAAGG GTCTTCAAGTGGCGATCAAGTGCAAGAACAGTAAAGGCGACTACGAGAGCAAGGCCGTCGGCCAGCTGGATGGCTCTGGCGCCTTCAGCGTTCCACTCACCACCGACCTCCACGGCGCCGACTGCCTTGCACAGCTTCACAGCGCGGCGGGCACTCCGTGCCCCGGTCAGGAGCCTTCCATGATTGTTCCGCAGTCCGAGAGCGACTTCGTCGTGGTCCCTGGCAAGACAAACAACCCATCGGCAGAATGCGCGTCGGTCACCATCTGCGGCCCTATCAAGAAGCACTTCCTCGACCACTTCCACAAGAAGAAGCCCGTaccgccgaagccgaagcccGAACCTAAGCCGCAACCGAAACCTGAACCCAAGCCGCAGCCAGAGTACCACCCCCCAACACCGACGTATGGATCACCAATGCCCACATATGGATCCCCAACTCCGATCTACCATCCTCCAGCAAGGCAGTTGTTCGACAAGAAGCACTTGTTTGATCACTTCCATAAGAACCACGACCACCACCACTTCTTTGACCATTTCCACAAGAAGCCCAtgccgccgaagccgaagccggaACCTAAGCCGCAGCCGAAGCCAGAGCCTAAGCCTCAGCCAGAGTACCATCCCCCAACACCAACATACGGGTCTCCGACACCGATCTACCACCCTCCAGCTAGGCACTTGTTTGCCAAGTTGCTTGGTCACTTCCACAAGGACCACGATCACCACCACTTCTTCGACCACTTCCACAAGAAGCCCATACCGCCAAAGCCGAAGCCGGAACCTAAGCCGCAGCCCAAACCAGAGCCCAAGCCTCAGCCAGAGTACCATCCCCCAACGCCAACATATGGGTCGCCAACACCCACATACGGGTCTCCTACACCAATCTACCACCCTCCAGCTAGGCACTTGTTTGCCAAGTTGCTTGGTCACTTCCACAAGGACCACGACCACCACCAACTCTTCGACCACTTCCACAAGAAGCCTGTTCCACCGAAGCCAGAGCCCAAGCCGCAGCCAGAGTACCACCCCCCAACACCTACATATGGGTCTCCTACTCCAATCTACCATCCTCCTGCTAAAGACTTGTTCAACAAGAAGCACTGGCTTGACCACTTCCACAAGGATCATGAGCACCACCACTTCTTTGACCACTTCCACAAGAAACCAGTGCCTCCTAAGCCAAAGCCGGAGCCCAAACCTCAGCCAGAATACCACCCCCCAACGCCTAAATACAGTTCACCCACGCCCACGTATGGGTCCCCGACTCCGATCTACCACCCTCCGGCCAAGAACTGA
- the LOC101765535 gene encoding uncharacterized protein LOC101765535, with protein MSTVTSHTLLSRPTISSAGLSFGFVKPAVVGLPCASAGKNRPRSICYSVDTKSADHQFNISPVALVHPYMPPTSTHRWEIKDDGKNVKLTLFNMPEDAMPGDFQVVIEDDVLVIKTKPKPPAEQQGVPDSSISFHIRLLVPKGYDKENVRAEYQLRALVVTIAKVNPAFTKEVPIDGK; from the exons ATGTCGACAGTTACTTCTCACACCCTACTGAGCCGGCCCACCATATCTTCTGCTGGATTATCCTTTGGTTTTGTGAAACCAGCAGTGGTAGGTCTCCCTTGTGCCTCTGCAGGGAAGAACAGGCCTCGTTCCATCTGCTACTCTGTGGATACCAAGAGCGCCGACCATCAATTCAACATCTCACCAGTCG CCCTTGTGCATCCATACATGCCGCCCACGTCAACCCATCGATGGGAGATCAAGGATGACGGCAAGAATGTCAAGCTGACATTATTCAACATGCCGGAGGATGCCATGCCAGGCGACTTCCAGGTCGTCATTGAAGACGACGTACTCGTAATCAAGACAAAACCCAAGCCGCCGGCAGAGCAGCAAGGAGTACCCGACAGCAGCATCTCGTTCCACATCCGGCTGCTGGTGCCAAAGGGGTATGACAAGGAGAACGTCCGCGCCGAATACCAGCTCCGGGCACTGGTGGTCACCATCGCCAAGGTCAATCCTGCATTCACCAAGGAGGTTCCTATCGATGGGAAATAG